One genomic region from Euzebya tangerina encodes:
- a CDS encoding helix-turn-helix transcriptional regulator: MNTRLPDSSSPVAPTRDQVAADLIERVERALRGEAGVTLLEGPAGIGKSHLVGELAEHLSDRGVRVLTGRCLDLVDVSLPFLPFVEMLRPVREQLRRADLLSTSRGLAALIGAPEEAPTTDAVAALGHLRLFEEVLRALDVVRDDAGLVLLLEDVHAADPSTIDLLTFLVGPLEPLAIGVVGTMRPPGPADAALAQLRAAITRADPDAIRTVPPMGDDEIEVIIVGTGPQELPYETVAAIAARAEGNPLFAQELAAAARHGGGGLPDGLRATLLARFDRTSTETQRILRVAAAIGRHVHPRVLAKLVTTAEDQLWTALREAVDAGLLVVQRQAGTYRFRHALLGEAVYETLLPGQKEALHRRIAEVLAGHQADLDPLGAGELARHHRLAGLWQPAFTGALVAAAEAERVGALGDALQHIRTAIDLWDQVEDPIALAGRDRASLLAHSAELANASGRGDAVELVTEAIASLDPASDGVTLGLLHERLGSYSLDVGHRDAGRRALARAADLVGDAPSVPRAQVLATTAIFLTLSCRYGEALTVATQTLELARATEDPRSAIRALSAMGMCMAYLGRLEEGIECLETADHLAAEAGTPSDVTRTYRMRSDILRLAGRLDDAVAIADDGLEVAERLGVAHSDGLVIRTHRAWACLGTGAWEDARTTLAPALRSPGAYWVELPLLVSAELELLEGNPDRAALALDAAARVAHEPRWQPAWTRLRAEVALAEGNPDLAVNGVADALLVPLERGNAPEQVRLAAVGLQAVGDLLPLRRANGEPTEPLLQEARTFLDRARAAADAATSVTLDADAWSATAQAEFARSTADVDVAAAWVDAEGWWRTLERPYLVAYCGYRHAEALVATGIGRAEAGAVARSAHVAATDLGAAGLRDAIELLARRARLRLVGTDEVTAPPSASSPLTPRETEVLGLVAQGLSNGEIAEMLVISPKTASVHVSNILAKLDVPGRVEAAAVGQQLGLLDDPAAAGGG, encoded by the coding sequence ATGAACACACGGCTTCCAGACAGCAGTTCCCCGGTCGCTCCAACTCGGGATCAGGTTGCTGCCGACCTCATCGAGCGGGTCGAGCGGGCGCTGCGCGGGGAGGCCGGCGTGACCCTGCTGGAGGGACCGGCGGGCATCGGCAAGTCCCACCTGGTGGGGGAGTTGGCCGAGCACCTGTCGGACCGCGGCGTCAGGGTGCTGACCGGTCGCTGCCTGGACCTGGTCGACGTGAGCCTGCCCTTCCTCCCCTTCGTCGAGATGCTGCGGCCGGTCCGGGAGCAGCTTCGACGCGCGGATCTGCTGTCGACCAGCCGCGGTCTCGCGGCTCTGATCGGTGCACCCGAGGAGGCGCCCACAACCGACGCGGTCGCAGCCCTGGGCCACCTCCGTCTGTTCGAGGAGGTGCTTCGGGCCCTCGATGTCGTGAGAGACGATGCGGGTCTGGTCCTCCTCCTCGAGGACGTCCACGCGGCCGACCCGTCGACCATCGATCTCCTGACGTTCCTCGTCGGACCGCTGGAGCCGCTGGCGATCGGCGTCGTCGGCACCATGCGGCCTCCGGGTCCGGCGGACGCAGCCCTCGCCCAGCTCCGAGCGGCGATCACCCGCGCAGATCCTGATGCCATCCGGACCGTGCCGCCGATGGGCGACGACGAGATCGAGGTGATCATCGTCGGCACCGGACCCCAGGAGCTGCCCTACGAGACGGTGGCCGCCATCGCCGCCCGTGCCGAAGGCAATCCGTTGTTCGCCCAAGAGCTGGCGGCAGCAGCTCGCCATGGTGGTGGTGGCCTGCCGGACGGCCTGCGGGCTACGCTGCTCGCCCGCTTCGACCGAACGTCCACCGAGACCCAGCGCATCCTCCGGGTGGCCGCGGCGATCGGGCGCCACGTGCACCCGAGGGTCCTGGCCAAGCTGGTCACCACCGCAGAGGACCAACTCTGGACCGCGCTGCGAGAGGCCGTGGATGCGGGCCTGCTGGTGGTCCAACGCCAGGCGGGGACCTACCGGTTCAGGCACGCGCTGCTGGGTGAGGCCGTCTACGAGACCTTGCTGCCGGGGCAGAAGGAGGCGTTGCACCGTCGGATCGCGGAGGTGCTCGCAGGGCACCAGGCAGACCTCGACCCGCTGGGTGCCGGCGAGCTGGCACGGCACCACCGACTTGCCGGTCTGTGGCAACCGGCCTTCACCGGAGCCCTGGTCGCCGCGGCCGAAGCAGAACGAGTTGGAGCGCTGGGTGATGCCCTCCAGCACATCCGGACGGCCATCGATCTGTGGGATCAGGTCGAGGACCCGATCGCCCTGGCAGGACGTGACCGTGCCAGTCTGCTGGCGCACTCGGCCGAGCTGGCCAACGCCAGCGGTCGTGGCGACGCGGTGGAGCTGGTCACGGAGGCCATCGCGAGCCTGGATCCTGCCTCCGACGGTGTCACGTTGGGTCTGCTCCACGAACGATTGGGGAGCTACAGCCTCGATGTCGGACATCGGGATGCGGGGCGTCGGGCACTGGCTCGTGCGGCTGATCTGGTCGGTGACGCACCCTCGGTCCCCCGTGCCCAGGTCTTGGCGACCACCGCGATCTTCCTGACCCTGTCGTGTCGCTACGGCGAAGCGCTCACGGTGGCGACGCAGACGCTCGAACTCGCCCGGGCCACGGAGGATCCCCGCTCCGCGATCCGCGCGCTCTCGGCCATGGGGATGTGCATGGCCTATCTCGGTAGGCTCGAGGAGGGGATCGAGTGCCTGGAGACGGCAGACCATCTGGCCGCCGAGGCCGGAACGCCGAGTGACGTCACGCGGACGTATCGCATGCGCAGCGACATCCTCCGGCTGGCGGGCCGTCTGGACGACGCGGTCGCGATCGCAGACGACGGCCTGGAGGTGGCAGAGCGGCTCGGTGTCGCGCACTCCGATGGCTTGGTCATTCGCACTCACCGGGCCTGGGCCTGCCTGGGTACGGGGGCCTGGGAGGACGCCCGCACCACCCTGGCTCCCGCGCTCCGCTCGCCCGGGGCGTACTGGGTCGAGCTGCCGTTGCTGGTCAGCGCCGAGTTGGAGCTCCTCGAGGGGAATCCGGACCGAGCCGCTCTCGCCCTGGACGCTGCCGCCCGAGTGGCCCATGAGCCGCGGTGGCAGCCGGCTTGGACCCGGCTGCGCGCGGAGGTGGCCCTGGCTGAGGGCAACCCGGACCTGGCCGTCAACGGTGTGGCCGACGCGCTGCTGGTCCCGTTGGAGCGTGGCAATGCCCCCGAGCAGGTTCGACTGGCGGCGGTCGGCCTGCAGGCCGTCGGGGACCTGCTGCCGCTGCGCCGGGCCAACGGGGAGCCGACCGAGCCGCTGCTGCAGGAGGCCCGGACGTTCCTCGATCGGGCACGTGCCGCCGCGGACGCGGCCACGTCCGTCACGCTGGACGCGGATGCGTGGTCGGCGACGGCGCAGGCCGAGTTCGCCCGAAGTACCGCGGACGTCGACGTCGCGGCCGCGTGGGTTGACGCCGAGGGCTGGTGGAGGACGCTCGAGCGTCCGTATCTCGTTGCCTACTGCGGCTACCGTCATGCGGAGGCGCTGGTGGCGACCGGCATCGGTCGGGCCGAGGCCGGCGCCGTGGCCCGATCCGCCCACGTGGCCGCCACCGACCTCGGCGCCGCCGGCCTGCGTGACGCCATCGAGTTGCTGGCCCGGCGCGCCCGTCTTCGCCTGGTCGGCACCGACGAAGTGACGGCGCCGCCCTCCGCCAGTTCACCACTCACACCGCGTGAGACGGAGGTCCTGGGGCTGGTCGCCCAGGGGCTCAGCAATGGCGAGATCGCCGAGATGCTGGTCATCAGCCCGAAGACGGCGAGCGTGCACGTCTCCAACATCCTGGCCAAGTTGGATGTGCCGGGACGCGTCGAAGCCGCGGCGGTCGGCCAGCAGTTGGGGCTGCTGGACGATCCCGCCGCGGCCGGTGGGGGGTGA
- a CDS encoding cell wall-binding repeat-containing protein, with product MNTSTRPTGVRGAALAAILILVAALMVAAAPPASAATFTVTANRITNAPSDDPKPDGCGANDCSLREAVIAANAAIAGPNTITFETTGTVQLVRSGLEQNDATVNDLDITNDLTIQGQGVTVLQGFPSAGSSTRAFEVQGVVATIEGLAVTGGRCRCNGGAIFIAGGGDLTLRDTTFSNNRVLFNGGAIATEGFQRLIVDDSRFDDNHAGLPDREHDGGGNGGAIALVQSSEGTARIDDSDFTRNSAQFELREDESGLGGAIFTDATPLLVVGSWFEDNGARDGRLVTLAGGAILGNYESAVVVTDSTAIGNAATYAGGGMGFVGDVGINRSALIDNVVTTTPIGDVTIQGTGGGLLVDLGFALVNNTTVHGNTSPSGGSGIQIGVPEPPRDLPSPTSASGFLATPTAGFAGQEGPFPPLGLEHVTVTGNSGPGAGVWAEAERGTVWNSSIVAEHDRNCGGPGLHISGNYNIDSRSDCNFVNTADLSDTDPVLGPAGPNGGPAQGATAGQQTISRVPQPGSPALDSSGPNICGGPIIDDQRQVARPQGPACDRGAVEATPEDHDDPDDPGNPDDPGNPDDPGNPDDPGNPDDPDNPDDPNDPNDDVLGDQTPTPGGPGCDATDTPTDSAGPVIGDGITRIEGLNRIQTAIVASQAICGDGQAPAVVLTRSDLFPDAQAGTPLAVQLGAPLLLSSPVSLDPDTEVEIQRVLPVGGTVYLLGGTVALSDEVQQRLADLGYTTIRYGGINRFETAAIIAARGLGDPGTLLATNGGDFADSVVAGAAASTIRDPLGNVDAAVVLTSGADVSPETAAYLAARTDSPAMTTVGGAAGQAYPAAPAISGPTRFDTAVDVAESYFTDPSIVGIARADDFADALTGGAVVGRPELGPGPMLLTDTSTLPTPVVDWLTDNADDIDRVVIFGGTAAVSSEVEAAIQAALDGAP from the coding sequence ATGAACACGTCAACCCGACCAACCGGGGTCAGGGGTGCTGCGCTGGCGGCCATCCTGATCCTGGTGGCAGCACTCATGGTCGCTGCCGCTCCCCCGGCCAGCGCCGCCACCTTCACGGTCACGGCCAACCGGATCACCAACGCCCCGTCTGACGACCCGAAGCCTGACGGCTGCGGTGCCAATGACTGCTCGCTCCGCGAAGCCGTGATCGCCGCCAACGCGGCCATCGCAGGACCGAACACCATCACGTTCGAGACCACAGGCACCGTCCAACTCGTCCGATCAGGGCTGGAGCAGAACGACGCAACCGTCAATGATCTCGACATCACCAACGATCTGACCATCCAGGGTCAGGGCGTCACCGTGCTGCAGGGCTTCCCGAGCGCGGGCTCGTCGACTCGTGCCTTCGAGGTCCAGGGTGTCGTCGCAACCATCGAAGGCCTGGCCGTCACCGGCGGGCGCTGCCGCTGCAACGGTGGTGCGATCTTCATCGCCGGCGGCGGTGACCTCACCCTCCGGGACACCACGTTCAGCAACAACCGGGTCCTCTTCAACGGCGGCGCCATCGCCACGGAGGGCTTCCAGCGGCTGATCGTCGACGACTCGCGATTCGACGACAACCACGCCGGCCTGCCCGACCGCGAGCACGACGGCGGCGGCAACGGTGGTGCGATCGCGCTGGTCCAGTCCTCCGAGGGGACGGCCCGCATCGACGACAGCGACTTCACACGCAACTCCGCGCAGTTCGAGTTGCGCGAGGACGAGAGCGGCCTCGGCGGCGCGATCTTCACCGATGCCACGCCGCTCCTGGTCGTTGGCAGCTGGTTCGAGGACAACGGTGCCCGGGACGGCCGTCTCGTCACGCTGGCCGGAGGTGCCATCCTGGGCAATTACGAGTCGGCGGTCGTCGTCACCGACTCGACCGCCATCGGCAACGCGGCGACGTACGCCGGCGGTGGCATGGGCTTCGTGGGTGACGTCGGAATCAACCGATCCGCTCTCATCGACAACGTCGTCACGACGACACCGATCGGCGACGTCACCATCCAGGGAACGGGCGGTGGTCTGCTGGTGGATCTCGGCTTCGCACTGGTGAACAACACCACCGTGCACGGCAACACCTCTCCGTCGGGCGGGTCGGGCATCCAGATCGGGGTACCTGAGCCCCCGCGGGATCTCCCTTCACCCACGTCGGCGAGCGGCTTCCTGGCCACACCAACAGCGGGATTTGCTGGCCAGGAGGGTCCATTCCCGCCACTGGGCCTGGAGCACGTCACCGTCACGGGCAACTCAGGACCCGGCGCCGGCGTGTGGGCCGAGGCCGAGCGCGGCACGGTGTGGAACAGCTCGATCGTCGCGGAGCACGACCGCAACTGTGGTGGGCCGGGCCTGCACATCTCGGGCAACTACAACATCGACTCCCGGTCTGACTGCAACTTCGTGAACACCGCGGATCTGTCCGACACCGACCCCGTGCTGGGTCCGGCGGGCCCGAACGGCGGCCCCGCGCAAGGAGCGACTGCCGGTCAGCAGACCATCAGCCGGGTCCCGCAGCCAGGCAGTCCAGCCCTGGACTCCTCAGGGCCCAACATCTGCGGCGGGCCGATCATCGACGACCAGCGGCAGGTCGCCCGGCCCCAGGGTCCGGCCTGTGACCGTGGGGCGGTGGAGGCCACGCCGGAAGATCACGACGACCCGGATGATCCGGGCAACCCCGACGACCCCGGCAACCCCGACGACCCCGGCAACCCCGACGATCCGGGCAACCCCGACGACCCCGACAACCCCGACGACCCGAACGACCCGAACGACGACGTCCTTGGCGACCAGACCCCGACGCCAGGCGGTCCCGGCTGCGACGCAACGGACACACCGACCGACTCCGCTGGTCCGGTCATCGGTGACGGCATCACCCGCATCGAGGGACTGAACCGGATCCAGACCGCCATCGTCGCCTCCCAGGCCATCTGTGGTGACGGCCAGGCACCGGCGGTGGTCTTGACCAGGTCCGACCTCTTCCCGGATGCCCAGGCCGGCACTCCGCTGGCCGTACAACTCGGAGCGCCCCTGCTGCTGTCCAGCCCGGTCAGCCTGGACCCCGACACCGAAGTCGAGATCCAGCGCGTCCTGCCGGTCGGCGGCACCGTCTACCTCCTGGGTGGCACCGTGGCCCTCTCCGACGAGGTGCAGCAGCGCCTGGCGGACCTCGGCTACACCACGATCCGGTACGGCGGCATCAATCGCTTCGAGACGGCGGCCATCATCGCTGCGCGTGGGCTGGGTGATCCCGGCACGCTGCTGGCCACCAACGGCGGTGACTTCGCCGACAGCGTCGTGGCCGGGGCAGCAGCTTCGACCATCCGCGATCCGCTCGGCAACGTCGATGCGGCGGTGGTGCTGACATCCGGGGCCGACGTCTCGCCCGAGACCGCCGCCTACCTGGCCGCGCGGACCGACAGCCCGGCGATGACCACCGTCGGCGGCGCTGCAGGCCAGGCCTACCCGGCCGCGCCGGCCATCAGCGGCCCGACACGGTTCGACACGGCCGTCGACGTCGCGGAGAGCTACTTCACCGATCCGAGCATCGTCGGCATCGCCCGAGCTGACGACTTCGCCGACGCCCTCACCGGCGGAGCCGTCGTCGGCCGACCCGAACTGGGTCCTGGCCCGATGCTGCTCACCGACACGAGCACCCTACCCACCCCGGTCGTGGACTGGCTGACGGATAACGCCGACGACATCGACCGGGTTGTCATCTTCGGTGGGACGGCGGCCGTGTCAAGTGAGGTCGAGGCCGCAATCCAGGCAGCACTCGACGGTGCTCCCTAA
- a CDS encoding pyridoxamine 5'-phosphate oxidase family protein, whose amino-acid sequence MADFYDALTDDHIAFIAAQPMFFVATAAPDSRINLSPKGYDAFRVISPTRVAYLDLRGSGNETHAHLVADGRITIMFNNFGRTARIMRLYGSGTPVLPQDEEWDDLANHFDILPGTRQIFDIRVDSVQTSCGYGVPVMELAEERQTLVKYHGKTTEDEWFAKVNATTESIDGLPVRTTDRFFEVSS is encoded by the coding sequence ATGGCCGACTTCTACGACGCCCTCACCGATGACCACATCGCATTCATCGCCGCCCAGCCGATGTTCTTCGTGGCCACGGCCGCACCCGACAGCCGGATCAATCTCTCCCCCAAGGGGTACGACGCGTTCCGGGTGATCAGCCCCACGCGGGTGGCCTACCTGGACCTCCGCGGCTCCGGCAACGAGACCCACGCCCACCTCGTCGCCGACGGGCGGATCACGATCATGTTCAACAACTTCGGCAGGACGGCCCGGATCATGCGGCTCTACGGCTCCGGCACACCGGTCCTGCCACAGGACGAGGAGTGGGACGACCTGGCCAATCACTTCGACATCCTGCCGGGGACGCGCCAGATCTTCGACATCAGGGTCGACAGCGTCCAGACCAGCTGCGGGTACGGCGTCCCCGTCATGGAGCTGGCCGAGGAGCGGCAGACCCTCGTGAAGTACCACGGGAAGACGACCGAAGACGAGTGGTTCGCCAAGGTGAACGCGACCACGGAGAGCATCGACGGTCTCCCGGTCCGTACAACTGATCGCTTCTTCGAGGTCTCGAGCTAA
- a CDS encoding VOC family protein: MSTTPPPQIDPNLEPPLLGNHDGFDVYPMPSFLSVTCADVAAATRFYVDMLGFAVMFTGPDVGGVPMVTHLRRQKYQDVLLSPSAPHQHRPAIPTFTVADVDDIADRLATGNPGPDGSPRPIDQPWGARDLTVTDPDGNTLVLTQAQSEHTGETIDEVMERAAGDRKP; the protein is encoded by the coding sequence ATGAGCACCACACCACCACCGCAGATCGACCCGAACCTCGAACCGCCACTCCTCGGCAACCACGACGGGTTCGACGTCTACCCGATGCCGAGCTTCCTCTCCGTGACCTGTGCGGACGTGGCAGCGGCAACCCGCTTCTACGTCGACATGCTGGGCTTCGCCGTCATGTTCACCGGCCCGGACGTCGGCGGCGTTCCCATGGTGACGCACCTGCGCAGGCAGAAGTACCAGGACGTCCTTCTCAGCCCGTCCGCGCCACACCAACACCGGCCCGCCATACCCACCTTCACGGTGGCCGACGTCGACGACATCGCAGACCGGCTCGCCACCGGCAACCCCGGTCCAGACGGCTCTCCGCGACCGATCGACCAGCCCTGGGGAGCCCGTGACCTGACGGTGACCGACCCCGACGGCAACACGTTGGTCCTGACCCAGGCCCAGTCGGAGCACACCGGGGAGACCATCGACGAGGTGATGGAGCGGGCCGCAGGGGACCGGAAGCCCTGA
- a CDS encoding pentapeptide repeat-containing protein, with product MRTRDGHDGEGPTAPAPVEPDVPVELRVATSLRAGDDLDGVRLPQPDLAGAGLGDVRLTRFELDTPTLDGATVTDALLADGRVIEMSGTSLALVGTRVRDVVLDGGRVGALDAHDAHLLRVHLRGLRLGFVNLRGSRVEDVVAEDCIIDELDLGLAEVARMAFRSCRIDRFVAVDASLADVDLRGTELGEVGSPTDLRGCTISPAQLTRLAPALAAHVGVDVRDGGTG from the coding sequence GTGAGGACGCGCGACGGGCATGACGGCGAGGGGCCCACGGCACCCGCGCCCGTCGAACCGGATGTGCCGGTCGAGCTGAGGGTGGCGACGTCGCTCCGAGCCGGAGATGACCTGGACGGCGTGCGGCTTCCCCAGCCCGACCTCGCGGGCGCGGGCCTGGGAGACGTCCGCCTCACCCGGTTCGAACTGGACACCCCGACGCTTGACGGTGCGACTGTCACCGACGCCCTGCTGGCGGATGGCCGAGTCATCGAGATGTCCGGGACCAGCCTTGCCCTGGTCGGCACACGGGTCCGCGACGTTGTCCTCGACGGCGGTCGCGTCGGGGCCCTGGATGCTCACGATGCCCATCTGCTCCGTGTCCATCTCCGGGGGCTCCGGCTCGGCTTCGTCAACCTCCGTGGTTCGCGCGTCGAGGACGTCGTGGCGGAGGACTGCATCATCGACGAGCTCGACCTGGGCTTGGCCGAGGTGGCCCGCATGGCATTCCGGTCATGCCGGATCGACCGCTTCGTCGCCGTGGACGCGAGCCTGGCGGATGTGGATCTGCGGGGCACCGAGCTCGGGGAGGTGGGTTCACCGACCGATCTGCGGGGCTGCACGATCTCGCCAGCTCAGCTCACGCGACTGGCCCCGGCGCTTGCTGCCCATGTCGGCGTGGATGTTCGGGACGGCGGGACCGGCTAG
- a CDS encoding HNH endonuclease signature motif containing protein, with amino-acid sequence MSATVIDPPLEQPSGWVPPVDDVVWADDVVWPGAPHPAGADSTGAIPRSLAADRLIGLLGSLDAGMAEAVGLVRQARQSGEAERRSGLPLERLVSLATGRTGTEVRFLCRAERVLCHLPAVDQAFAAGRLSWSQVRGIVTAVKGLRVAQMAELDAELAAEIGQGEPDRVVQRAFGWADVITAGDTTVEQQDPGERRCFRIQPDLFGGAAYHGYDRLDAVTAIAEAAEAAADPPAKPDAVRVDADGSPVPAELLPSTARSAQLAEGLRRVAAIYLAGALPTSDRHEPPDPPEGMPSGPALDHAQTVVPQTIADQTRAPTDGAAATPSEPDAHGTATHTNPAGGSQRTSGQADLVADPTPRPTAPSRATRPPRPSISVVIDHRDLPSATGRALTRWHGGPIPLTQLTVDRLLCDPQLTIVVTDAGRPIAVGDATSPITRAHYRTLHAVDRGCRLPGCTAPPQHCDAHHIIPRSRGGPTSVDNLTLLCRDCHSRVHTRGLELDLDRHTRAVTLTTPDGRTYTSLPA; translated from the coding sequence ATGTCCGCAACCGTCATCGACCCGCCGTTGGAGCAGCCATCAGGCTGGGTTCCGCCGGTCGATGATGTGGTGTGGGCTGATGATGTGGTCTGGCCTGGCGCGCCGCACCCGGCCGGGGCGGACTCCACCGGGGCCATTCCGCGGTCGTTGGCCGCGGATCGGTTGATCGGGCTGCTCGGATCGTTGGATGCCGGCATGGCGGAGGCGGTCGGGCTGGTCCGGCAGGCCCGCCAGTCGGGTGAGGCCGAGCGCCGGTCGGGTCTGCCGTTGGAGCGGCTCGTCTCGCTGGCGACCGGGCGGACCGGCACCGAGGTCCGGTTCCTCTGTCGGGCTGAGCGGGTGCTGTGCCACTTGCCCGCGGTCGATCAGGCGTTCGCTGCGGGTCGCCTGTCGTGGTCGCAGGTCCGCGGCATCGTCACCGCGGTCAAGGGGTTGCGGGTCGCGCAGATGGCCGAACTCGATGCCGAACTGGCAGCCGAGATCGGGCAGGGGGAGCCGGACCGCGTCGTCCAACGAGCCTTTGGGTGGGCCGATGTCATCACCGCCGGAGACACCACCGTCGAGCAGCAGGATCCGGGTGAGCGGCGGTGCTTCCGGATCCAGCCTGATCTGTTTGGTGGCGCGGCCTATCACGGCTATGACCGCCTCGATGCGGTGACGGCGATCGCCGAAGCTGCGGAGGCGGCCGCCGACCCACCAGCCAAGCCCGACGCGGTTCGGGTTGACGCTGACGGCAGTCCGGTGCCGGCTGAGCTGCTCCCATCGACCGCCCGGTCTGCGCAGCTGGCGGAAGGACTGCGTCGGGTCGCTGCCATCTACCTGGCTGGTGCACTCCCGACATCGGACAGACACGAACCCCCGGACCCGCCCGAGGGCATGCCCAGTGGTCCGGCACTCGACCACGCCCAGACCGTCGTGCCCCAGACCATCGCCGACCAGACCAGGGCCCCAACCGACGGTGCAGCCGCCACACCCAGCGAGCCCGACGCCCACGGCACTGCGACGCACACCAACCCGGCAGGCGGGTCTCAACGCACCTCCGGTCAGGCCGATCTCGTCGCTGATCCGACTCCCAGACCCACCGCACCCTCTCGGGCAACACGCCCGCCTCGACCCTCGATCTCGGTCGTGATCGACCACCGCGACCTGCCCTCCGCGACCGGACGGGCGCTGACCCGCTGGCATGGCGGCCCGATCCCGCTGACCCAACTGACGGTCGATCGGCTCCTCTGTGACCCGCAGCTGACCATCGTGGTCACCGATGCCGGCCGGCCCATCGCCGTGGGCGATGCCACCTCGCCGATCACCAGGGCGCACTACCGCACCCTGCACGCCGTTGATCGTGGCTGCCGCCTGCCCGGCTGTACCGCACCGCCGCAGCACTGCGACGCCCACCACATCATCCCCCGCTCCCGGGGCGGACCCACCAGCGTCGACAACCTCACCCTCCTCTGTCGCGACTGCCACAGCCGGGTCCACACCCGCGGGCTCGAGCTCGACCTGGATCGACATACCAGGGCCGTCACCCTCACCACCCCCGACGGCCGCACCTACACCAGCCTCCCCGCCTGA
- a CDS encoding alkaline phosphatase D family protein, with product MATNQESETADDPRILVGPLLRYVDATRATIWLETSRSCRVTLTTTERRPATAGAPTSHTATTWSVHGHHYCLIVVDGLTPASVNGYTVALDQAQVWPLAGDDFPEPVIRTVHPDRPHTLAFGSCRKTGPFDEEHLASLGPDALVAMARRMAASDLDEWPDTLLMLGDQIYADDPPSGLARRVAAANDDIGLLARDEVQDFEQYTLLYQQSWMVPEVRWLLSTVPSCMLLDDHDLRDDWNTSHDWRERVTSQDWWRDRVVGAYGSYWVYQHLGNLNPDEIATDEVMAAMRSLEREEERSAALDDFAWRTDTDPSTSRFSFVRDLGGGERGTRLVAVDSRGARVLDPDNRRMVDEPEWDWIRSKVLEPERPVEHLLVASTLPVLMLPGVHHLEGWNESVCQNGTTGVGRRLAEVVRQAVDLEHWAAFRNSMHEVVRLLEEVVAADAPPSSVLLLAGDVHCSYTAPAELVQADHPNTAIHQLVMSPFRHGMPGAVKAVNGLLDRPRWSSLVHRMARRAGVADVAITWQIEHGPWYDNGVMTIRLDGAAASVEVAHAAMEEERQVLVPTVELPLGHAAPAEDAERAVSTE from the coding sequence GTGGCGACGAACCAGGAGAGCGAGACGGCTGACGACCCGCGCATTCTGGTCGGTCCGCTCCTGCGGTACGTCGACGCGACCCGCGCCACCATCTGGCTCGAGACCAGCCGGTCCTGTCGAGTCACCCTCACCACAACTGAACGCCGGCCAGCAACCGCTGGTGCACCGACCAGTCACACGGCGACCACGTGGTCGGTCCACGGGCACCACTACTGCCTCATCGTCGTCGACGGGCTGACACCGGCCTCGGTCAACGGGTACACCGTGGCGCTCGACCAGGCGCAGGTGTGGCCCCTCGCCGGGGACGACTTCCCCGAACCGGTCATCAGGACGGTGCACCCCGATCGACCACACACCCTGGCCTTCGGCAGCTGTCGCAAGACCGGTCCCTTCGATGAGGAGCACCTCGCCAGCCTGGGCCCGGACGCACTCGTGGCCATGGCCCGACGCATGGCAGCCTCCGACCTCGACGAGTGGCCGGACACCCTCCTGATGCTCGGGGACCAGATCTACGCCGACGATCCTCCTTCCGGCCTGGCCAGGCGGGTGGCCGCAGCCAACGACGACATCGGCCTGTTGGCACGGGACGAGGTCCAGGACTTCGAGCAGTACACCCTGCTGTACCAGCAGTCGTGGATGGTGCCGGAGGTCCGGTGGCTCCTGTCGACGGTGCCCAGCTGCATGCTGCTGGATGACCACGATCTACGCGATGACTGGAACACCTCCCACGACTGGCGGGAGCGCGTGACGTCGCAGGACTGGTGGCGCGACCGGGTTGTCGGCGCCTACGGCTCGTACTGGGTCTACCAGCACCTCGGCAACCTCAACCCGGATGAGATCGCCACTGACGAGGTGATGGCCGCAATGCGGTCCCTGGAGAGGGAGGAGGAGCGCAGCGCCGCCCTGGACGACTTCGCCTGGCGCACCGACACGGATCCGTCGACCAGCCGCTTCAGCTTCGTCCGCGATCTCGGTGGTGGTGAGCGTGGGACACGCCTGGTCGCCGTCGACTCCCGAGGGGCGCGGGTCCTCGACCCCGACAACCGTCGGATGGTCGACGAGCCCGAGTGGGACTGGATCCGTTCCAAGGTGCTCGAGCCTGAGCGGCCCGTGGAGCACCTGTTGGTGGCCTCGACGCTCCCGGTGCTGATGCTTCCCGGCGTCCATCACCTGGAGGGCTGGAACGAGTCGGTTTGCCAGAACGGGACGACCGGGGTGGGCCGGCGTCTCGCCGAGGTGGTGCGTCAGGCGGTCGACCTCGAGCACTGGGCGGCCTTCCGGAACTCCATGCACGAGGTGGTCCGCCTGCTCGAGGAGGTGGTCGCCGCCGATGCCCCGCCCTCGTCGGTGCTGCTGCTTGCCGGGGACGTCCACTGCAGCTACACCGCGCCGGCTGAGCTGGTCCAGGCCGACCATCCGAACACCGCCATCCACCAGCTGGTCATGTCCCCGTTCCGCCACGGGATGCCCGGCGCCGTGAAGGCGGTCAACGGTCTGCTGGACCGGCCCCGTTGGTCGTCACTCGTGCACCGCATGGCCCGCCGTGCTGGCGTGGCCGACGTCGCCATCACGTGGCAGATCGAGCATGGGCCGTGGTACGACAACGGCGTGATGACCATCCGGCTGGACGGTGCAGCGGCATCGGTCGAGGTGGCACACGCCGCGATGGAGGAGGAGCGGCAGGTGCTGGTCCCGACGGTGGAGTTGCCGTTGGGTCACGCGGCACCGGCTGAAGACGCGGAGCGGGCCGTCTCGACCGAGTAA